From Crassaminicella indica, one genomic window encodes:
- the rpsJ gene encoding 30S ribosomal protein S10 produces the protein MANKQKIRIRLKAFDHKILDQSSEKIVETAKRTGADVSGPVPLPTEKQIITILRAVHKYKDSREQFEQRTHKRLIDILNPTPKTVDALMRLDLPAGVDIEIKL, from the coding sequence ATGGCAAACAAACAAAAAATTAGAATTAGATTAAAGGCTTTTGATCACAAAATTTTAGATCAATCATCAGAAAAAATCGTAGAGACTGCGAAAAGAACAGGTGCAGATGTATCAGGACCTGTGCCACTACCAACTGAAAAGCAAATAATTACGATTTTAAGAGCTGTTCATAAGTATAAAGATTCTAGAGAACAGTTTGAACAAAGAACACATAAAAGATTGATTGACATCTTAAATCCAACACCTAAAACTGTTGATGCGTTAATGAGATTAGATTTACCAGCAGGTGTTGATATTGAAATTAAATTATAA
- the rpsG gene encoding 30S ribosomal protein S7 codes for MPRKGHVPKREVLPDPIYGSKIVTKLINNIMLDGKKGTAQKIVYNAFEMVKEQTGEEPLEVFEKAMNNIMPVLEVKARRVGGANYQVPVEVRPERRQTLGLRWLTTYSRNRGERTMVERLAKEIMDAANNTGAAVKKKEDTHKMAEANKAFAHYRW; via the coding sequence GTGCCAAGAAAAGGACATGTACCAAAAAGAGAAGTTTTACCAGATCCGATATATGGAAGCAAGATTGTAACAAAGCTAATCAACAATATCATGCTAGATGGTAAAAAAGGAACTGCTCAAAAAATTGTATATAATGCATTTGAAATGGTAAAAGAGCAAACAGGTGAAGAACCATTAGAAGTGTTTGAAAAAGCAATGAATAATATTATGCCAGTTCTTGAAGTTAAAGCGAGACGTGTAGGTGGTGCAAACTACCAAGTACCAGTAGAAGTAAGACCTGAAAGAAGACAAACATTGGGTCTTAGATGGTTAACAACTTATTCTCGTAATAGAGGCGAAAGAACTATGGTAGAAAGACTAGCGAAAGAAATTATGGATGCTGCTAATAACACAGGAGCAGCTGTTAAAAAGAAAGAAGATACACATAAAATGGCAGAAGCTAATAAAGCATTTGCACATTATAGATGGTAA
- a CDS encoding ribosomal L7Ae/L30e/S12e/Gadd45 family protein translates to MLEELKNEKKLVVGTKQALKMVKEDKAQTLFIAKDAEKHVTRTIEEEAKEKNVQIVYAESMKKLGKACGINRGAATAVILK, encoded by the coding sequence ATGCTTGAAGAATTGAAAAATGAAAAGAAGTTAGTAGTAGGCACAAAGCAAGCTTTAAAAATGGTGAAGGAAGATAAGGCGCAGACACTTTTTATTGCAAAAGATGCAGAAAAACATGTTACAAGAACTATTGAAGAAGAAGCTAAGGAAAAAAATGTACAAATTGTTTATGCTGAATCAATGAAGAAGCTTGGAAAAGCTTGTGGGATCAATAGAGGTGCTGCTACTGCTGTCATACTAAAATAG
- the rpsL gene encoding 30S ribosomal protein S12, whose protein sequence is MPTINQLVRKSREKVEYKSTAPALQKGFNSLQRKATNISSPQKRGVCTSVKTVTPKKPNSALRKVARVRLTNGIEVTAYIPGIGHNLQEHSVVLIRGGRVKDLPGVRYHIVRGTLDTAGVQNRNQGRSKYGAKKPKKK, encoded by the coding sequence ATGCCTACAATTAACCAATTAGTGCGTAAATCAAGAGAAAAAGTTGAGTATAAATCAACTGCTCCAGCACTACAAAAAGGATTTAACTCTTTACAAAGAAAAGCAACTAATATTAGTTCACCTCAAAAAAGAGGAGTTTGTACATCTGTAAAGACTGTAACTCCTAAAAAACCTAACTCAGCTCTAAGAAAAGTTGCCAGAGTAAGATTGACAAATGGTATTGAGGTTACTGCTTATATACCAGGAATTGGACACAATCTTCAAGAGCACAGTGTTGTTTTAATCAGAGGTGGAAGAGTAAAAGACTTACCAGGGGTTAGATACCACATTGTAAGAGGTACCCTTGATACAGCAGGAGTTCAAAACAGAAATCAAGGAAGATCTAAGTACGGTGCAAAGAAACCTAAGAAAAAATAA
- the tuf gene encoding elongation factor Tu has product MAKAKFERNKPHVNIGTIGHVDHGKTTLTAAITMTLNKRFGTGEAVAFENIDKAPEERERGITISTAHVEYETPNRHYAHVDCPGHADYVKNMITGAAQMDGAILVVAATDGPMPQTREHILLSRQVGVPYIVVFLNKCDMVDDEELLDLVEMEVRELLNEYEFPGDDTPIVRGSALEALNDPDGPWGDKIVELFEAIDEYIPEPQRDTDKPFIMPVEDVFSITGRGTVATGRVERGILKVQDEVEIVGLSEEPRKVVVTGVEMFRKLLDQAQAGDNIGALLRGVQRDEIERGQVLAKPGTINPHTKFKAEVYVLKKEEGGRHTPFFKGYRPQFYFRTTDITGSIELPEGVEMCMPGDNVTMEIELISPIAIEEGLRFAIREGGRTVGAGVVAQIIE; this is encoded by the coding sequence ATGGCAAAAGCTAAATTTGAGAGAAATAAGCCACATGTTAACATTGGAACAATCGGTCACGTTGACCACGGTAAAACAACATTAACAGCAGCGATTACAATGACATTAAACAAAAGATTTGGAACTGGAGAAGCAGTAGCATTCGAAAATATCGATAAAGCTCCAGAAGAAAGAGAAAGAGGAATCACAATTTCAACAGCACACGTTGAGTATGAAACACCAAACAGACACTACGCACACGTTGACTGTCCAGGACATGCTGACTACGTTAAAAACATGATTACAGGAGCAGCACAAATGGACGGAGCGATCCTAGTGGTTGCAGCAACAGATGGTCCAATGCCTCAAACAAGAGAGCATATCTTACTATCAAGACAAGTAGGTGTACCATACATCGTAGTATTCTTAAACAAATGTGATATGGTAGACGATGAAGAATTATTAGACTTAGTAGAAATGGAAGTAAGAGAATTATTAAACGAATATGAATTCCCAGGAGATGATACACCAATCGTTAGAGGATCAGCATTAGAAGCATTAAACGATCCAGATGGACCATGGGGAGATAAAATCGTAGAATTATTCGAAGCAATCGATGAGTACATTCCTGAGCCACAAAGAGATACAGACAAGCCATTCATCATGCCAGTAGAGGACGTATTCTCAATCACAGGAAGAGGAACAGTAGCAACAGGAAGAGTAGAAAGAGGAATCCTAAAAGTACAAGATGAAGTAGAAATCGTAGGATTATCAGAAGAGCCAAGAAAAGTAGTAGTAACAGGAGTAGAAATGTTCAGAAAGCTACTAGATCAAGCACAAGCAGGAGATAACATCGGAGCACTTCTAAGAGGTGTGCAAAGAGATGAAATCGAAAGAGGACAAGTATTAGCAAAGCCAGGAACAATCAATCCACATACAAAATTCAAAGCTGAAGTTTACGTATTAAAGAAAGAAGAAGGTGGAAGACATACACCATTCTTTAAAGGATACAGACCACAGTTCTACTTCAGAACAACAGATATCACAGGATCAATCGAGTTACCAGAAGGCGTAGAAATGTGTATGCCAGGAGATAACGTAACAATGGAAATTGAGCTAATCAGCCCAATCGCTATTGAAGAAGGATTAAGATTTGCTATCCGTGAGGGTGGTAGAACAGTTGGAGCAGGTGTTGTTGCTCAAATTATTGAATAG
- the rplC gene encoding 50S ribosomal protein L3, with the protein MKGILGRKIGMTQIFNEEGSVIPVTVVEAGPVYVTQIKTVEKDGYNAIQVGYEDKKENRANKPEKGHFEKAGVSPKKFVKEFRVENAADYKIGQEIKVDIFADGIKVDVTGTSKGKGTQGPIKRHNQARGPMGHGSKYHRGPGSLGASSYPSRVFKGMKMAGRMGNETVTVQNLEVAKVDVEKNLILIKGAIPGPKGGVVTIKESVKAK; encoded by the coding sequence ATGAAAGGTATTTTAGGAAGAAAAATAGGAATGACACAAATCTTTAATGAAGAAGGAAGTGTGATTCCAGTAACAGTTGTTGAAGCTGGACCAGTTTATGTAACGCAAATCAAAACTGTTGAAAAAGATGGATACAATGCTATCCAAGTAGGATATGAAGACAAAAAAGAAAATAGAGCAAACAAGCCAGAAAAAGGACATTTTGAAAAAGCTGGTGTAAGTCCTAAGAAATTCGTAAAAGAATTCCGTGTAGAAAATGCTGCTGACTATAAAATTGGTCAAGAAATTAAAGTGGACATTTTTGCTGATGGAATCAAAGTAGATGTTACAGGAACTTCAAAGGGTAAAGGAACACAAGGTCCGATTAAGAGACATAATCAAGCAAGAGGACCTATGGGTCATGGTTCTAAGTATCATAGAGGACCAGGTTCGTTAGGTGCCAGCTCATATCCAAGTAGAGTATTTAAAGGAATGAAAATGGCTGGAAGAATGGGTAATGAAACGGTAACAGTTCAAAACCTTGAAGTAGCAAAAGTAGATGTAGAAAAGAATCTTATATTAATAAAAGGAGCAATTCCAGGACCTAAAGGTGGAGTTGTTACAATAAAAGAAAGTGTTAAAGCTAAGTAA
- the rplD gene encoding 50S ribosomal protein L4 — MPKVDLYNVSGQQVGEIELSENIFGAEINTSVLHEVVKNYLANQRQGTQSAKTRAEVRGGGRKPWRQKGTGRARQGSIRAPQWVGGGVVFAPKPRSYRYTLPKKVKRLAMKSALTAKVKENEIVVLDELKMDAFKTKDMVNILNNLKVEKKALIVLDEKNDYVIKSASNIKGVTTTLVNTLNVYDILNHDKFIVTKDAVHKIEEVYA, encoded by the coding sequence ATGCCAAAGGTTGATTTATATAATGTTTCAGGTCAACAAGTAGGTGAAATCGAATTAAGTGAAAATATCTTCGGAGCTGAAATAAATACAAGTGTATTGCATGAAGTTGTAAAAAACTATTTAGCAAATCAAAGACAAGGTACACAATCTGCTAAAACAAGAGCAGAGGTTAGAGGTGGCGGTAGAAAGCCATGGAGACAAAAAGGAACAGGTAGAGCACGTCAAGGAAGTATCAGAGCACCACAATGGGTTGGTGGAGGAGTAGTATTCGCACCAAAACCAAGAAGCTATAGATATACATTACCAAAGAAGGTAAAAAGACTTGCTATGAAGTCTGCATTAACTGCTAAGGTAAAAGAAAATGAAATTGTTGTTTTAGATGAACTTAAAATGGATGCGTTTAAAACAAAAGATATGGTAAATATCTTAAACAACTTAAAGGTGGAAAAGAAAGCATTAATCGTTCTTGATGAGAAAAATGATTATGTTATAAAATCAGCTAGCAACATCAAAGGAGTAACAACTACTCTTGTAAACACATTAAATGTTTATGATATTTTAAACCATGATAAGTTTATCGTAACAAAAGACGCTGTACACAAGATAGAGGAGGTGTACGCATAA
- the fusA gene encoding elongation factor G, whose protein sequence is MPRKFPLKKTRNIGIMAHIDAGKTTTTERILFYTGRTHKIGEVHEGGATMDWMEQEQERGITITSAATTCQWKGHRINIIDTPGHVDFTVEVERSLRVLDGAVAVFCAKGGVEPQSETVWRQAEKYQVPRMAFVNKMDIMGADFYNVVDMMKDRLKANAVPIQLPIGKEDTFVGLVDLIEMNARIYKDDLGREIETTEIPEDMLEQAEEYRMALVEAVAEADEELMMKYLEGEELTVEEIKEGIRKQTIANNMVPVCCGSAYKNKGVQLMLDAVVDFMPSPLDIPAIKGVLPDTDEEAERPADDKGPFSALAFKIMADPYVGKLAFFRVYSGVLKSGSYVYNSTKGKKERIGRILQMHANSREEISEVYAGDIAAAVGLKDTTTGDTLCDQDNPIILESMEFPEPVIEIAIEPKTKAGQQKMGMSLAKLAEEDPTFRTWTNEETGQTIIAGMGELHLEIIVDRLLREFKVEANVGKPQVAYKETITAPTEVDTKYARQSGGRGQYGHVKLRVTPKEPGTGYEFVNSIVGGAIPKEYIPHVDAGIQSAMENGILAGFPVVDVKVELYDGSYHEVDSSEMAFKIAGSMAFKEAMKKAKPVLLEPYFKVEVVVPEEYMGDVIGDINSRRGKIEGMEPRSGAQVIRGYVPLAEMFGYATDLRSKTQGRGTYVMQFDHFEQVPTSIAEKIINGK, encoded by the coding sequence GTGCCTAGAAAGTTTCCATTAAAGAAAACTCGTAATATAGGGATTATGGCTCATATAGATGCGGGTAAAACAACAACAACTGAAAGAATATTATTCTATACAGGAAGAACACATAAAATTGGTGAAGTGCATGAAGGTGGAGCAACAATGGACTGGATGGAGCAAGAACAGGAGAGAGGTATTACTATTACTTCTGCTGCTACAACTTGCCAATGGAAAGGTCATAGAATAAACATTATTGACACACCGGGGCACGTGGACTTTACTGTAGAGGTTGAAAGATCACTTCGTGTACTTGATGGTGCAGTAGCTGTATTCTGTGCAAAGGGTGGTGTTGAACCTCAATCAGAAACAGTATGGCGTCAAGCTGAAAAATATCAAGTTCCTAGAATGGCATTTGTTAATAAAATGGACATCATGGGAGCTGACTTCTATAATGTTGTGGATATGATGAAGGATCGTTTAAAAGCGAACGCAGTGCCAATTCAATTACCTATTGGAAAAGAAGATACTTTTGTAGGACTTGTAGACCTTATAGAAATGAATGCAAGAATCTATAAAGATGATCTAGGAAGAGAAATAGAAACTACTGAAATTCCAGAGGATATGTTAGAACAAGCTGAAGAATACAGAATGGCATTAGTAGAAGCTGTAGCTGAAGCAGATGAAGAATTAATGATGAAATATCTTGAAGGAGAAGAACTAACAGTAGAAGAGATAAAAGAAGGAATCAGAAAGCAAACTATTGCAAATAATATGGTTCCAGTATGCTGTGGTTCTGCATATAAAAACAAGGGTGTTCAGTTAATGTTAGATGCTGTAGTTGACTTTATGCCATCTCCTTTAGATATTCCAGCTATAAAAGGAGTTCTTCCAGATACTGATGAAGAGGCTGAAAGACCTGCAGATGATAAAGGACCATTCTCAGCGTTAGCATTTAAGATTATGGCAGATCCATATGTAGGAAAGCTTGCTTTCTTCAGAGTATATTCAGGAGTGCTTAAATCAGGATCATATGTTTACAATTCTACAAAAGGCAAAAAAGAAAGAATTGGACGTATTCTTCAGATGCATGCAAATAGTAGAGAAGAGATATCTGAAGTGTATGCTGGAGATATTGCTGCGGCAGTAGGTTTAAAAGATACAACAACTGGAGATACTCTATGTGATCAAGATAATCCAATTATCTTAGAATCTATGGAATTCCCAGAGCCTGTAATTGAAATTGCAATTGAACCAAAAACAAAAGCAGGACAGCAAAAGATGGGTATGTCTTTAGCAAAGCTTGCTGAAGAGGATCCTACTTTTAGAACTTGGACAAATGAAGAAACAGGTCAAACAATTATTGCTGGTATGGGTGAACTTCACCTTGAAATTATCGTAGATAGATTGTTAAGAGAGTTTAAAGTAGAAGCTAATGTTGGTAAGCCACAGGTTGCTTACAAAGAGACAATTACTGCTCCAACAGAAGTTGATACAAAATATGCTCGTCAGTCTGGTGGACGTGGACAATACGGACACGTTAAGCTTAGAGTTACACCAAAAGAGCCAGGAACTGGATATGAATTTGTCAACTCAATTGTTGGTGGAGCTATTCCAAAGGAATATATTCCTCACGTTGATGCAGGTATACAAAGTGCTATGGAAAATGGTATATTAGCAGGCTTCCCAGTAGTTGACGTAAAAGTTGAATTATATGATGGTTCTTACCATGAGGTAGACTCATCAGAAATGGCATTCAAAATAGCTGGTTCTATGGCGTTTAAAGAGGCTATGAAAAAGGCAAAACCAGTATTACTTGAGCCATACTTTAAGGTTGAGGTTGTTGTACCTGAAGAGTACATGGGAGATGTTATCGGAGATATCAACTCTAGACGTGGAAAAATTGAAGGAATGGAACCAAGATCAGGAGCACAAGTAATTAGAGGATATGTGCCACTAGCAGAAATGTTTGGATATGCAACAGACCTACGTTCAAAAACACAGGGTCGTGGAACTTATGTAATGCAATTTGATCACTTTGAACAAGTGCCAACTAGCATTGCTGAAAAAATTATTAATGGTAAATAG
- the rplW gene encoding 50S ribosomal protein L23, which yields MKTPYDIVKKPLISERSMDDMAERKYTFIVDINANKTEIKKAVEEIFGVEVEKVNTVRVKGKYKRMGMNVGKRPDRKKAIIKLTPNSKEIEFFEGMQ from the coding sequence ATGAAGACACCATACGATATCGTGAAAAAGCCATTAATCAGTGAAAGAAGTATGGATGATATGGCTGAAAGAAAATATACTTTTATAGTTGATATAAACGCTAATAAAACAGAAATCAAAAAAGCTGTTGAAGAAATTTTTGGCGTAGAAGTAGAAAAAGTAAACACAGTGCGTGTAAAAGGTAAATACAAGAGAATGGGAATGAATGTTGGGAAAAGACCTGATAGAAAAAAAGCGATTATTAAATTAACTCCTAACAGCAAAGAGATCGAATTCTTTGAAGGAATGCAGTAG